TGATGTCGGTCGTCGTCACCTCACCGGTGACGACGGGGCGGCGCGGGTTGAACTCGCGGTCGTAGTCGCGGTCCTTCACCTCGTCCACCGCGCGCAGGAAGAACAGCAGCGCGAACAGCGCCACCGCCGCGCCGACCGCAGCGACCAGGCCCGGCCCCGGCTCGGTCCGCAGCGGCGCCAGCGCGGACAGCACCGCCGCCACCAGCATCGACACGTAGAAGACGTACTTGCGCGGTGGGAAGCGCTTGGTGAAGAACCGCCAGAACACCGCGATCATTCGACCACCCGCACAGTTCCGGCCACGCCGTCGAGCTCCACGGTCGCGCCGTCGGGGATGCGCTCGACGGCGCCCGGCACGGCGACGATGGTCGGGATGCCGAACTTGCGGCCGGTGATGGCGGTGTGCGACAGCAGGCTGCCGCGCTCCACCACGATGCCCTTCGCCGCCAGCATCAGGTACAGCCATCCCGGATCGGTCTCGCGGGCGATGAGCACGTCGCCCTCGTCGAGGTCGTCGGCGAACGACGGGTCGAGCACGACCCGCGCCCGCCCGCGGACCTTGCCGGGGCACGAGCCGAGGCCGCGCATGACGCCGTCAGCGGACTCGGGCACCTCGGTCTCCTGCGGGACGTCGACGACCTCCGGGATCGACAAGCCGACCACGTCCGCCGTGGAGAACTCGCGCTGCGGCCGGCGCCGCTGGGCGCGTTCGTGGTCGCCGCGCCGCACTTCGACGAGACCGGCGAGGTCGTGGGTGGTGCCGGAGCCGTCGAAGAACCCGAGCAGTTCCTCCACGTCGAGCCAGAACACGTCCTGGGCATCGGCGAGCACCCCGCGCTGCTGCAGGTGACCGCCCAACGCCTTGATCACCTGCTTGCTGTAGCCGAACAGCTCGCTGCGCTGGTAGCGGCCCGCTTCGCGGTAGTAGAGGAAGGTGCGCAGGCGGTCGAACAGGCCCAGCACGACCTTGCGCCGCGCCGCCGAGGGCAGCGCCTCCTTCAGCCGCTGCTCACCGGCCAGCCGCGTCTCGTGCTCGGTGCGCTCCATCTCGGCCGCGACGACGCCGCGGGCGGCGTACTGCCCGGCCAGGCGCAGCAGTTCCCACGGCTGCTCGCGCAGGTTGGGCCGTTCCAGCTTGAGCTCTTCGAGCCCGCGGTCGCCGTACCGGTTCAAGTGCGCGTCCACCGAGGTGGTGAACTCGGCGGGCAGCTCACCGGCGCGCAGCCGCTCCCAGATCTCCTCCGGCGGCTTGGTCCGGAACAGCAGGTCCAGGTCGGCGTCGGCGCGGACCTGCTCGCCCAGCCGCACGGCGCTGAGCGCGATCTCCGCGCCGCGCAGCTGCTTGCCGCCGCAGAGCAGCTGGCTGAACAACGTGTCGGTGTCGCCGACGCCCCACTTCTTCAGCAGGCGCTCCAGCCGACCGTGCACGATCAGCATGAACTGGTAGTTGATGAGCGTGATGCCCCAGAGGTTCCCGGCGCTGCGCCACACTTCGCGGTAGTCGTCGACGAGGGTCAGCGGGTGCGCCTCGGTGAACCGGTCGCCGCGCCTGCTGCGCAGGAGCTCGGTCCACTCGGTCTCGAACGCGGCGAAGTCCCGCGCCATCGTGGCGTAGTTCAACCCCGCCCGCGCCCAGCCGCCGACGAGCTTCGCCGACCGGGTCAGCTGCGCGCGCAGGTCCTTGCCGCGCCCGTCGGAGTGGTAGTAGCTGTTGTCCAGCTCGGCGACCAGCCGCTCCCAGTCCCGGCGCATCCCGTCGAACAGCGGGAACACCGCCAGTTCGCGCAGGAACGAGCTGATGTTGTGGTAGATCCGCCCGTCGATGAACGCGACCAGCCGGGTCATCGTCTCGTGCAGGTCGTGCAGCTCGCGGGCGGGAACTCCGCAGCGGCGCAGGTAGTCGTGGTTGAGCAGCCAGTAGAACCGGCGGGCCACGGAGTACGTCATCGGCGTCGTGGTGCCGGGGAAGCTCTCCGAGACGTTGGCGCTGCTGAACACGCGGTAGTGGCCGGGGTTCATGGTGATCGGCCGGGACTGCAGCACGTGCACCGCGCCGTCGGGCGTGATCGTGGCCTCGATGTCCTGCGGGCTGCCGAACAACCCCTCGATGCGGTCGCCCAGCGCGGACAGCTCCCGCACTTCGTCGTCGCTGAGCACCGGCGCGTCCCGCCGTTCCTGCGGCACCGGCGCGATCCTGGTGCCGTGGCCGCGCTCGGCGTCGAAGGTCACCATTTCCGGCTTCTGCACGACCACCCGGCGCAGCTCGCCGGACTGGCCGTGCAGGAAGTAGTGGTCGGTCGGGGTCTTCTCGGCCACCACGCCTTCCCCGATGCCCCAGCCCGCGCTGATCACGGTGTCCTTGGCGTAGCTGGTCGGGTCGCAGGTGAACAGGACCATGGAGCGCTCGCCGAACACCATCTGCTGCACGCCGACCGCGACGGAGATCCGGTCCAGCGACAACCCCTGCCGGTGGCGGTAGAGCAGCCCCTCGGGGTTGAACGCCGACGCCCAGCACTTGAGCACGGCGTCGCGGACCTGCGCGACGGGCACGTACAGGTAACTGTCGCTCATGCCGGCGAAGGCGTGCTCGGCGGAGTCCTCGCCCTCTTCGGGGCGGGCGCCCACCATGGACGCGCGCACGGCGACAACGGAGTCGGCGTCGAAGGTCGTGCTGAGCGCGTCGGCGAGCAACCGCTCGCCTTCCGCGCCGAGCCCGCCGCTGAGGATCGTCTCGCGGGCCCGCCGCGAGGCTTCGCGCAGGGCGTGCCAGTCGTCGAAGTCCAGCTCCCCCAAGGCTTCCTTGACGGCACCGGCAGACACGGAGCGGGTGAACAGCTCACCGGTGAGGCAGAACAGCGGGGGCACCGTGACGCCGTCGTCGCGCAAGGTCTTGAGCCGGGCGAACTTCCAGCCGACCCGTTCCGGGAGCATCGGATGGTCCAGGGTCTCGATCACGGACGAACTCCCTCGATGTGCCGGACGCCGTCGACGTCCGCAGTGGATTCGCTCGCGGTGGAGCGACGCAGCGCCAGGTGCACCGCACGGATTCGCGACGGGCCGGGCGCTGAGCACCCGCGGCCCGACCGGGTCGCGCGGGACCGCCGAACCGGTGGCGCGACTGCCGGGAGAACGTCGACCGGCTTCGGCGCCGGCGCGCGGCGGGCATGCGACGGCTGCGATTGGCCAAGATCCACACTAGCCGGGCGAAGACTAGGTGAATCACCACAAACCCGCTGGCACGGTGAAAACCAGGTGCTCCGCGGGAGCGCTCGCAGACCGTCCTGCGTGGACTCCGGGCGGACGGTGCGGCGATCTCGGCGGAGGAGGCTGCGGTGGATCTCGACCAGGCGCTCACGACGACGCGGACGGTCCGGCGGCGCCTGGACCTCGCGCGCCCGGTGGACCCCGAACTGATCCGGGAATGCCTGCGGCTCGCGACGTGCGCACCGAATGGCGGGAACCGGCAGGACTGGCGATTCCTCGTCCTCGACGACGCCGAGGTGAAGGAACAGGTCGCCCGCCATTATCGGGAGGCTTCGGCGGAATACCTCGCGGACAAGCCCGAGAACGCGAACACCGCCGCCGCACGAGCGCTCGCGGAACGGCTCGCCGACGTGCCCGCGCTCGTGCTGGTGTGCTCCCGGGGCAGGCTCGCGGCCGACGCGCCCCCGGCGAAGCGATCGAGCTTCTACGGCTCGATCTACCCCGCCGTGTGGAGCTTCATGCTCGCCGCGCGCGCCAGGGAGCTCAGCACCGCGCTGACCACGGTGCACCTCGCCCGCGAACGCGAGGTCGCCGACCTGCTGGGCATCCCCTTCGACGAGGTCACCCAGGTCGCGCTGATCCCCGTCGCGCACCGCCTGGGGCCGCAGCCCTCCGGACGTCCCCCGCGCGGCCCGGTGGAGGAGGTGGTCGCGCACAACCGGTGGACCCCGTGACGGGCCGAAGGGCGCACGAGCACCAGGGCCGAACGGCGCAACGAGATTTCTTCGCGAATCGCGATCAGAGCATTGCGGACAGGTTGCGGAACCAATTCCCGCATTCGACCCGAACGCGCGAATGAACGCGCCACCGGAGTCCGATAATTGCGCCTCCGCGCAGTCTCGGAAATGCGGCGGACGATCTAAGGAAAGCCCCAGACCTGCCGCACCTATAAAGGAAAACATGAAGATCGAAATGTTATCGAGGCGCGGGAGGCGACTATGACCTTGGCGCTCGATTCGCTGGTGCTCACGTTGGAAGGAACGCTGATCGCCGATCAGCAGGACACCTTCTACTTCGACCACCCGCTGGACCACCTGCCCGCCACGCTGCTGCTGGACGGCGCGGTGGACCTCGCCACGGCGTCCCTTCCGGGCCACGTCGCGGAAATGCACGTGAAGTTCCACCGCTTCGGCGAGATCGACGAACCCGTGGACGTGCGGCTCACCCAGACCTCCGACGGTTCCGAGCGGTGCGCGCTGCGGTTCTCCGCACGGGACGCGGACCTCGCCGACGGGCACGTGGTGCTGCGGGAGATGCCGCCCGCACCGGCCGTTCCCCCGGTGCGCGGACCGGAACCGGCCCCCGTCGACCGGGCGCTCGTGCACCGGCACCGCACGGACAACGTCGCGATCGGCGGCGTCGTCGCCGGGCCGGACGGATCGGCCGCCGAGATCCTCGACCTCGCCGCGGACCACCCGCTGCGGCGCCGCGACGCGGCGCACCGCTCACCGGTGGAGCTCATCGAGGCCGCGCGCCAGCTCACCACCTTCATCGGGCACGCGGTGTGGGAGATCCCCGACGACTGGAAGTACGTCTTCTCCGCGGTCGGCTACGAACAGCGCCGCCCGGTGGCCGCCGACGAGCCGCTGCGGCTGCGCACTTCGCGGATGTCGTTGCACCGCAGGCGGATCGACGTCGTAGTGGAACTCGAAGCCGCCGACGGCGTGGTCGGCTCGGTGTCCATCGACGGTCTCGTCGCCGCGCCCCGCATCTACCAGCACCTGCGCTGGTCGCAGCACTGACGGAAAGGATCGTCCATGCTCGGCAGGCTCGAAAGCCTCTTCCCGCCCGCGCTGTTCGTCTGCGCCACCGCGATGCTGGGCTGGGGCACCTGGTCCCACGGCTCGCGAGGTGATCTGCTGGGCGTCGCGGTGCTGGTCGCCTACTTCGCCTGGATTCTGCTGGAAATCCGCATCACCTTCCAGAGCGCGACCCAGGAGACGAGCTCGGGCGACCGGGGAAGCCTCCAGCTCTACGGGATCTCCCGCATGCTGGTGCTGGGCACGCTGGTGTTCCTGCCCTCGGCGTGGGAGGACTGGAGCGCGCTGCGCGTGCTGGCCGCGGTGGCGTTCGTCGCCGGAGTGGTGCTGCGGCTCGGTTCCATCCAGCAGCTCGGGCGGTTCTACTCGCACCGGGTCCGCACGGTGGCCGAGCACCAGATCATCCAATCAGGACCGTACCGGTTCGTGCGCCACCCGTCCTACGCCGGAATGGTGCTCGCCCACCTCGGCGTGGTGGTCGTGTTCTTCAACCCGGTCAGCCCGATCCTGTTCGTGGCGCTGATGGTCCCGGCCATCATCTGGCGGATCCTGGTCGAGGAGAACACCTTGATGCGGCTCGACGAGTACCCCGCCTACGCGCAGGGCCGTCCCCGCCTCGTTCCCGCCGTCTGGTGACCCACCGGCGCCGACCCCCCGCCGGAGTCCGGGTCGAGCCCCGCCTCGGCCCGGATTCCCGCACCTCCCCGCGAGTGGCCTTGCGCACAGTCGGCGGACGGAACTTGAGCATGCCGCGACGGCACGGCATCTCCTGAGCGCGGCTCCCCCGGCCGACGACGGCACGACCGGCGCCGCGAACGCGGGCGGAGCCGTTGCCCGCTGAGGTGTCCCCGCGACAACGAGCCCTCCGGTGCGCGGAACCCCTCCGCCCGGATCGTCGTCGCGAGGCCCGTCGTCTGCTGGAGGATGGTGTGCGTCGCAGTCCGGCGATCTACTTCGCCTCGTACGGTTCTTCCTTGCTGGGTCAGGGAATCGCGAGCGCGGTGCTGCCGCTGCTCGTGCTGGAGCGCACCGGTGACGTGCTCGCGGCCGGGTTGCTCGCCACGGTGTCCACGGCGGCGT
This window of the Saccharopolyspora gloriosae genome carries:
- a CDS encoding PEP/pyruvate-binding domain-containing protein, with protein sequence MIETLDHPMLPERVGWKFARLKTLRDDGVTVPPLFCLTGELFTRSVSAGAVKEALGELDFDDWHALREASRRARETILSGGLGAEGERLLADALSTTFDADSVVAVRASMVGARPEEGEDSAEHAFAGMSDSYLYVPVAQVRDAVLKCWASAFNPEGLLYRHRQGLSLDRISVAVGVQQMVFGERSMVLFTCDPTSYAKDTVISAGWGIGEGVVAEKTPTDHYFLHGQSGELRRVVVQKPEMVTFDAERGHGTRIAPVPQERRDAPVLSDDEVRELSALGDRIEGLFGSPQDIEATITPDGAVHVLQSRPITMNPGHYRVFSSANVSESFPGTTTPMTYSVARRFYWLLNHDYLRRCGVPARELHDLHETMTRLVAFIDGRIYHNISSFLRELAVFPLFDGMRRDWERLVAELDNSYYHSDGRGKDLRAQLTRSAKLVGGWARAGLNYATMARDFAAFETEWTELLRSRRGDRFTEAHPLTLVDDYREVWRSAGNLWGITLINYQFMLIVHGRLERLLKKWGVGDTDTLFSQLLCGGKQLRGAEIALSAVRLGEQVRADADLDLLFRTKPPEEIWERLRAGELPAEFTTSVDAHLNRYGDRGLEELKLERPNLREQPWELLRLAGQYAARGVVAAEMERTEHETRLAGEQRLKEALPSAARRKVVLGLFDRLRTFLYYREAGRYQRSELFGYSKQVIKALGGHLQQRGVLADAQDVFWLDVEELLGFFDGSGTTHDLAGLVEVRRGDHERAQRRRPQREFSTADVVGLSIPEVVDVPQETEVPESADGVMRGLGSCPGKVRGRARVVLDPSFADDLDEGDVLIARETDPGWLYLMLAAKGIVVERGSLLSHTAITGRKFGIPTIVAVPGAVERIPDGATVELDGVAGTVRVVE
- a CDS encoding nitroreductase family protein, with product MDLDQALTTTRTVRRRLDLARPVDPELIRECLRLATCAPNGGNRQDWRFLVLDDAEVKEQVARHYREASAEYLADKPENANTAAARALAERLADVPALVLVCSRGRLAADAPPAKRSSFYGSIYPAVWSFMLAARARELSTALTTVHLAREREVADLLGIPFDEVTQVALIPVAHRLGPQPSGRPPRGPVEEVVAHNRWTP
- a CDS encoding AfsA-related hotdog domain-containing protein, translating into MTLALDSLVLTLEGTLIADQQDTFYFDHPLDHLPATLLLDGAVDLATASLPGHVAEMHVKFHRFGEIDEPVDVRLTQTSDGSERCALRFSARDADLADGHVVLREMPPAPAVPPVRGPEPAPVDRALVHRHRTDNVAIGGVVAGPDGSAAEILDLAADHPLRRRDAAHRSPVELIEAARQLTTFIGHAVWEIPDDWKYVFSAVGYEQRRPVAADEPLRLRTSRMSLHRRRIDVVVELEAADGVVGSVSIDGLVAAPRIYQHLRWSQH
- a CDS encoding methyltransferase family protein: MLGRLESLFPPALFVCATAMLGWGTWSHGSRGDLLGVAVLVAYFAWILLEIRITFQSATQETSSGDRGSLQLYGISRMLVLGTLVFLPSAWEDWSALRVLAAVAFVAGVVLRLGSIQQLGRFYSHRVRTVAEHQIIQSGPYRFVRHPSYAGMVLAHLGVVVVFFNPVSPILFVALMVPAIIWRILVEENTLMRLDEYPAYAQGRPRLVPAVW